The candidate division KSB1 bacterium genome includes a window with the following:
- a CDS encoding zinc-binding dehydrogenase: MGRKAGLREALKFFPEKLQPVLDKSFPLQEAAAAHRRLANRQQFGKIILKP, translated from the coding sequence ATGGGCCGCAAAGCTGGCCTGCGAGAGGCACTCAAGTTTTTTCCGGAGAAATTGCAGCCAGTCCTGGATAAATCCTTTCCATTGCAAGAAGCTGCTGCAGCGCATAGGCGTTTGGCAAATCGGCAGCAGTTTGGAAAAATCATTTTGAAACCGTAG
- a CDS encoding class A beta-lactamase-related serine hydrolase, translating to MILVSICLLAAFGESSGQEIVEKELAQKLDTYIQQVMGKFEIPGMTVAVTKGRKIIYTGSFGVRDLNTKEPMKPEYLFHMASVSKPFVATAIMQLVERGKMNLDEPVVTYLPYFKLADQRYKDITIRQMLNHTSGMPDVRDYEWDKPQYDVGSAERYVRSLTDQKMIAAPGERWRYSNMAFDALGDVIAKVSGQPFEIYVKENILQPLGMTESTFLRTETTPELRTTPHVWKLKPVVSEVYPYNRRHAPSSTLNSSVIEMANWAFANLNQGELNGKRILSEKSYEVLWGPSAKVDEQSQVGLSWFLGTYRGTSTVSHGGGDTGYRSHFTLLPDMDIGVILASNYDRTPIGSIRTGVLDVLLGHQPETIKISVRVPFVKVYKREGLDAAKAYFKKLRSEEEEEYRFGDGELNTLGYYFLQENRIEEAIEIFQYNVELYPDMANTYDSLGEAYMVADQKNEAISNYERSLELDPGNTNAAEMLKKLKEK from the coding sequence ATGATACTTGTCTCAATCTGCCTCCTGGCAGCTTTCGGCGAGTCTTCCGGGCAAGAGATTGTCGAGAAGGAGCTTGCACAGAAGTTAGATACATATATCCAACAGGTTATGGGAAAATTTGAGATCCCTGGGATGACAGTTGCGGTTACTAAGGGAAGAAAAATCATATATACCGGGTCTTTTGGAGTACGCGACTTAAATACTAAGGAACCAATGAAACCCGAATACTTGTTCCATATGGCGTCAGTCTCGAAACCGTTTGTTGCCACTGCAATTATGCAGCTAGTGGAACGAGGTAAGATGAATCTCGATGAGCCGGTTGTAACCTATTTGCCTTACTTCAAGTTAGCCGACCAGCGCTACAAGGATATCACTATCCGTCAGATGCTTAATCACACTTCCGGTATGCCCGACGTACGCGACTATGAATGGGACAAACCCCAGTACGACGTCGGTTCCGCCGAACGCTATGTGCGCAGCCTCACGGATCAAAAGATGATTGCGGCCCCCGGTGAGCGTTGGCGGTACAGCAATATGGCCTTTGATGCACTAGGAGATGTCATTGCAAAGGTTTCCGGGCAACCTTTTGAGATTTATGTGAAAGAAAATATTTTGCAGCCGCTTGGGATGACCGAAAGCACATTTTTGAGAACCGAAACGACGCCGGAACTGCGCACCACCCCCCATGTATGGAAGCTGAAGCCAGTTGTTAGTGAGGTCTATCCTTATAATCGACGCCATGCTCCGAGCTCCACACTCAATTCCAGTGTTATTGAGATGGCGAATTGGGCCTTTGCCAATCTGAACCAGGGGGAATTGAACGGGAAACGTATCCTAAGCGAAAAGAGTTATGAAGTTTTATGGGGCCCCTCTGCCAAAGTTGACGAACAGAGTCAAGTTGGTTTGAGTTGGTTCCTCGGAACCTACCGCGGTACATCGACCGTCTCGCATGGAGGCGGCGATACGGGATACCGGAGTCATTTTACCCTTCTTCCGGACATGGATATTGGTGTAATTCTGGCCAGTAATTATGATCGTACTCCAATTGGGTCGATTCGCACTGGTGTGCTGGACGTTTTGCTAGGCCATCAACCTGAGACTATCAAGATATCCGTGAGGGTTCCCTTTGTTAAGGTCTACAAACGTGAAGGGCTCGATGCCGCTAAAGCATATTTTAAGAAGCTTAGAAGCGAGGAGGAGGAGGAATATAGATTCGGCGACGGCGAGTTAAATACCCTCGGTTATTATTTTCTGCAGGAGAATCGAATTGAAGAAGCGATTGAAATATTCCAATACAATGTAGAGCTCTATCCGGATATGGCCAACACTTACGATAGTCTTGGGGAAGCTTACATGGTGGCGGACCAGAAGAATGAAGCCATCTCAAATTATGAAAGGTCGCTAGAATTGGATCCCGGGAATACGAATGCTGCCGAAATGCTTAAGAAGTTGAAAGAGAAATAA
- a CDS encoding chloride channel protein has product MLDIKFKLDNATKLSYTYLAKWTILALLAGVMGTLVVHSFVYLLGLIRTLIAAFGVPIWVWPVVGAILVGGIVYRIQPHSSGEGIPSFIRGVRDDKGKLGISETFYKYWAALLTIATFGNGGVVGPLGRVTSGIMSYVEGKINKLHIVFDKHDRRTGAICGLAATIGTIFHSSIGAGIFAVEIIQRKSMGYKDLFPSILSSACAVFVCKSIGLGSFYQFSPVDEFMDVRKIGWLLLLAILTGATGLFYTYLYAKVSRLFGKKEGNVLLKVVAGSVLAFFIAWAVNPELLGTSRNIIGALFTNDISPVTGRLSSLPVVPVIIVIMFLKMLCNCLTVGSGMSAGFTGPMVIVGMLLGVAVSRISNVDCLSPTYYAFLAAGFAGMLASAMNVPLAAAVMAIEVFGLQYSFPAGFAAILGFQVTRHRTIYEYTFEELDIKD; this is encoded by the coding sequence GTGCTTGATATCAAATTTAAATTAGACAACGCCACAAAATTATCGTACACCTATCTAGCAAAATGGACCATTCTGGCCCTGCTTGCCGGTGTAATGGGAACGCTGGTTGTCCATTCTTTTGTCTACCTGTTGGGGCTAATACGCACTCTTATAGCCGCATTCGGGGTCCCCATCTGGGTATGGCCGGTGGTGGGTGCGATCCTGGTCGGGGGGATTGTCTACCGGATACAGCCACATTCATCCGGTGAGGGAATACCATCGTTTATCCGGGGCGTACGGGATGACAAAGGGAAGCTCGGAATTTCCGAAACCTTTTACAAGTATTGGGCCGCACTGCTTACGATTGCCACCTTCGGCAATGGCGGCGTAGTGGGCCCGCTCGGCCGCGTTACATCCGGCATTATGTCATATGTTGAGGGAAAAATCAATAAGCTTCACATCGTTTTTGATAAACACGATCGGCGAACGGGCGCCATTTGCGGACTTGCAGCCACCATCGGGACCATATTTCATTCCTCAATTGGCGCGGGGATTTTTGCCGTGGAAATTATCCAGAGGAAGAGCATGGGATACAAGGACCTTTTCCCGTCTATATTATCCAGCGCCTGCGCGGTTTTTGTATGTAAATCTATCGGCTTGGGAAGCTTTTACCAATTCAGTCCGGTGGATGAATTTATGGATGTGCGTAAAATCGGCTGGCTTCTGCTGTTGGCTATTTTGACGGGAGCTACCGGGTTATTTTACACATACCTGTATGCCAAAGTGAGTAGGCTTTTCGGAAAGAAAGAAGGTAATGTTTTACTAAAAGTCGTTGCCGGATCAGTGCTTGCGTTCTTTATCGCCTGGGCGGTCAATCCGGAACTGCTTGGAACGAGCAGGAACATTATCGGGGCCCTGTTCACAAATGATATTTCCCCGGTAACGGGCAGGCTTTCATCTTTACCGGTTGTGCCGGTCATCATTGTCATAATGTTTCTTAAAATGCTGTGCAACTGCCTCACGGTCGGTTCCGGGATGAGTGCCGGTTTTACCGGGCCCATGGTTATCGTTGGAATGCTTCTTGGCGTGGCTGTTTCCAGGATTTCAAATGTGGACTGCCTATCGCCGACTTATTACGCGTTTCTGGCTGCTGGTTTTGCCGGCATGCTGGCCAGCGCCATGAACGTTCCCCTTGCAGCGGCCGTCATGGCAATAGAAGTGTTCGGTCTCCAATATTCATTCCCTGCCGGGTTTGCAGCTATATTGGGATTTCAGGTAACGCGCCACAGGACCATCTACGAATATACATTTGAGGAATTGGACATTAAGGATTGA
- a CDS encoding DUF1801 domain-containing protein encodes MKNNQRIKKLLQDFDYVNPELGKIIRSLRKTVMSIAPDSEEKIMYGGIIFVIPNRMFCGLFLRKNHISVEFDLGYLLKDTEKHLEGSGQYRRHLKIFNKKDIKIKKTENFILQSFKIEPL; translated from the coding sequence ATGAAAAACAATCAAAGAATAAAAAAACTACTTCAAGACTTCGACTATGTAAATCCAGAATTGGGGAAAATTATTCGTTCCCTCCGCAAAACGGTTATGTCTATTGCGCCTGATTCGGAAGAAAAAATCATGTATGGTGGAATTATTTTCGTAATACCCAATCGTATGTTTTGCGGCTTATTCTTACGGAAAAACCATATATCAGTTGAATTTGATCTTGGCTATCTTTTGAAAGACACAGAAAAACATCTTGAAGGTTCGGGACAATATCGAAGGCATTTGAAAATTTTTAATAAAAAGGATATTAAAATTAAAAAAACAGAGAACTTTATCTTACAGTCTTTCAAAATAGAACCCTTATAA